A region of Hypanus sabinus isolate sHypSab1 unplaced genomic scaffold, sHypSab1.hap1 scaffold_1063, whole genome shotgun sequence DNA encodes the following proteins:
- the LOC132386214 gene encoding carcinoembryonic antigen-related cell adhesion molecule 7-like yields the protein MSGLAFAALVLCLHITAGESQQFTIIIEHSQINVTAGGEALLSVRPSGNDSSGSWTLNGIIIAQWIGQTEILDPEYTSRAELFTSNRSLLLKSVNSADSGEYRVNMVPNSGSMTSATVTLRVTEPVTRVAVVTNNSTPLENLDTVALSCVASGSVQTRTWFKDNQPIQGNGRIFTSPDKAKLTIISVNRNDVGTYKCIARNSFSSGAGETYVEVYCKYTAKTDGNCTLGSGAIVGILLGLLGMGLIGGVNGWLIARKSDGINDPPQSQDYTSVNSGRKSTVDTNTVNASGTYENLSRNEQGARNDVEDGNSTYTGLVLQDRSVYSGLER from the exons ATGTCGGGACTGGCCTTCGCAGCTCTCGTTCTTTGTCTCCACATAACGGCGG GTGAGTCCCAGCAGTTTACTATTATCATTGAGCACAGCCAGATAAATGTCACCGCTGGGGGTGAGGCGCTTCTTTCAGTCCGGCCGTCGGGCAACGACAGCAGTGGAAGCTGGACTTTAAATGGGATAATAATCGCCCAGTGGATCGGTCAGACCGAGATTCTAGATCCTGAGTACACATCGCGGGCAGAGTTATTCACCTCCAACCGGTCGCTTCTGCTGAAGTCGGTGAACAGCGCTGACAGCGGGGAATACCGTGTGAATATGGTTCCGAACAGCGGCTCCATGACATCAGCGACCGTCACTCTGCGtgtcactg AGCCAGTGACCAGGGTTGCCGTGGTGACCAATAATTCCACTCCCCTGGAAAACCTCGATACCGTCGCACTGAGTTGTGTCGCGTCGGGCTCTGTTCAGACACGGACATGGTTCAAGGACAACCAACCCATCCAGGGAAACGGCAGAATATTTACATCTCCCGACAAGGCGAAACTGACTATAATCAGCGTGAACAGAAACGACGTCGGGACGTACAAGTGCATCGCCCGCAACTCTTTCAGCAGTGGCGCTGGAGAGACCTACGTGGAGGTTTACTGCAAGTACACAG CAAAAACAGATGGCAATTGCACCCTCGGCTCTGGCGCAATCGTGGGCATTCTACTTGGTTTACTTGGCATGGGCCTGATCGGCGGAGTCAATGGATGGTTGATCGCGAGGAAATCCGACGG TATCAATGATCCCCCACAATCCCAGGACTACACAAGCGTCAATTCCGGAAGGAAGA GCACCGTGGATACAAACACCGTGAACGCATCGGGAACCTATGAAAATCTCTCAAGGAATGAACAG GGCGCAAGGAACGATGTAGAAGATGGAAACTCCACTTACACG GGACTTGTCCTGCAGGACCGATCTGTTTACAGTGGTCTGGAGAG ATGA